One region of Thiorhodovibrio frisius genomic DNA includes:
- a CDS encoding amino acid ABC transporter ATP-binding protein: MIRVEHLSKHFGNLQVLKDINVEIKRGEVISIIGPSGTGKSTFLRCLNLLDHPCGGRIEIDGVDILASKAEVPALRRRMGMVFQSFNLFAHLTVLENLCIGPIRLLGRPVADAADKGMELLRMVGLAEKGQQFPDQLSGGQKQRVAIARCLSMEPKIILFDEPTSALDPTMVSEVLGVIRRLARQGMTMAIVTHEMEFARDVSTRVLYMDEGLIYEEGPPEQIFEHPMRERTRDFIGKVRSLHWRVESPDYDLYALVGQIEGFCEKHLIPAKTAYAAHLLVEELLGVLLACPGSPCIDLTLAYSEKQHQLELRTDSFGPAGNPLESAQLDDGIALQLIRGYAEEIRYERADDCNRLRLLIKPPAAHGPGHPGE; this comes from the coding sequence ATGATCCGAGTCGAGCATCTCTCCAAGCATTTCGGCAACCTCCAGGTCCTCAAGGACATCAATGTCGAGATCAAGCGGGGCGAGGTCATCTCCATCATTGGCCCCTCAGGTACCGGCAAGAGCACTTTTCTGCGCTGCCTGAACCTCCTCGACCACCCTTGCGGTGGCCGTATTGAGATCGACGGCGTCGATATCCTCGCATCCAAGGCCGAGGTTCCCGCGCTGCGCCGACGCATGGGCATGGTGTTCCAGTCCTTTAATCTGTTCGCCCATTTGACGGTGCTCGAGAACCTCTGCATCGGCCCGATCCGACTGCTGGGCCGGCCAGTTGCCGATGCGGCGGACAAGGGAATGGAATTGCTGCGCATGGTCGGGTTGGCGGAGAAGGGCCAACAATTTCCCGATCAGCTCTCCGGCGGTCAGAAGCAGCGTGTTGCCATCGCCCGTTGCCTGTCCATGGAGCCCAAGATCATCCTCTTCGACGAGCCGACTTCGGCTCTGGACCCCACCATGGTCAGCGAGGTTCTGGGGGTGATTCGACGCCTCGCGCGGCAGGGCATGACCATGGCCATTGTCACCCATGAGATGGAGTTCGCCCGCGACGTCTCGACGCGGGTGCTCTACATGGACGAAGGCCTGATCTACGAGGAGGGTCCACCCGAGCAGATCTTCGAGCACCCCATGCGCGAGCGAACCCGAGACTTCATCGGCAAGGTGCGCAGCCTGCATTGGCGGGTCGAGAGCCCGGATTACGACCTCTACGCCCTGGTCGGTCAGATCGAGGGTTTCTGCGAAAAGCACCTGATCCCCGCCAAGACTGCCTATGCGGCCCATCTGCTGGTAGAGGAGTTGCTGGGTGTCCTGCTTGCCTGTCCAGGCTCACCCTGCATCGACCTCACCCTGGCCTATTCCGAAAAGCAGCACCAGCTTGAGCTTCGCACCGACAGCTTCGGCCCGGCCGGGAACCCGCTGGAGAGCGCGCAGCTTGACGATGGCATTGCCCTGCAGCTCATCCGCGGCTATGCCGAGGAGATTCGCTACGAGCGTGCCGATGACTGCAACCGACTGCGGCTGCTGATCAAGCCGCCGGCAGCTCATGGTCCCGGCCACCCCGGAGAGTAA
- a CDS encoding APC family permease — protein sequence MTSKPAIGVSAAAAIVVANMIGTGVFTSLGYQVIAIKSPLAILALWVIGGLVALCGALVYAELGARMPRSGGEYHMLSQIYHPVIGFLAGFISVAVGFAAPVAAAAIAMSTYLTSVFGLGANSPWMTGVAVGAVLAVTLIHLVSLRTIGLFQVLVTSLKVILVLLFILFGFAVAAPQPISFDYSPQVLQEMLSSDFAVSLVYVMYAYSGWNAAVYILSEIRQPQRNLPVALISGTSVVMLLYTLLNAVFLYSAPISEMAGQTEVGYIAARHIFGETAGVAMSLLIAFGLISTISAMTWAGPRVLQTMGEDYMIFAAFRRANGNGVPYLALFFQFAIVCYLILSSSFEAILIYIGFTLSLSVFLTVAGIFVVRARDQQRPLHYLTWGYPWTPLIFLLITGWMLVFLLWEKPVESLVGLATVLSGLLLYLWNQRISSRAGQTVAVAAAD from the coding sequence ATGACATCAAAACCCGCCATTGGAGTTTCAGCGGCTGCCGCCATCGTTGTGGCCAATATGATCGGCACCGGGGTCTTTACCAGCCTCGGTTACCAGGTGATTGCAATCAAATCGCCCCTTGCCATCCTGGCGCTTTGGGTGATTGGCGGTCTCGTTGCGCTTTGCGGTGCCTTGGTTTACGCCGAACTCGGCGCGCGGATGCCGCGCTCTGGCGGCGAATATCACATGCTATCGCAGATTTATCACCCTGTGATTGGCTTTTTGGCAGGCTTTATCTCTGTCGCGGTTGGCTTTGCGGCACCCGTGGCTGCGGCTGCAATCGCGATGTCAACGTATTTGACATCGGTGTTCGGGCTCGGCGCCAATAGCCCATGGATGACCGGCGTTGCTGTTGGCGCCGTGCTGGCAGTCACTCTGATCCATCTTGTTTCACTGCGCACCATTGGCCTTTTCCAAGTGCTGGTCACCAGCTTGAAGGTGATCTTGGTCTTGCTGTTCATTCTGTTCGGCTTTGCCGTGGCAGCGCCGCAACCCATCTCCTTTGACTATTCGCCGCAGGTGCTTCAGGAGATGCTTTCCAGCGATTTTGCGGTTTCTCTTGTGTATGTTATGTACGCTTATTCGGGTTGGAATGCAGCGGTCTATATTCTGTCTGAAATTCGCCAGCCGCAGCGCAACTTGCCCGTTGCCCTGATTAGCGGCACCAGTGTTGTTATGCTGCTCTATACGCTGCTAAACGCGGTCTTTCTCTACAGTGCGCCGATATCCGAAATGGCCGGCCAGACCGAGGTCGGCTATATTGCCGCACGCCATATATTTGGCGAGACGGCTGGCGTTGCCATGAGCTTGCTGATTGCCTTCGGACTTATCTCCACAATCAGCGCCATGACTTGGGCTGGCCCCCGGGTGCTGCAAACGATGGGCGAAGACTATATGATTTTCGCTGCTTTCCGGCGTGCGAATGGGAATGGCGTTCCTTATCTTGCCCTGTTCTTTCAGTTTGCGATTGTTTGTTATCTGATCCTGTCCTCCTCCTTTGAGGCCATTCTGATCTACATTGGCTTCACCTTATCCCTATCAGTGTTTCTAACCGTTGCCGGCATCTTTGTGGTACGCGCACGCGATCAGCAACGACCGTTGCATTACCTGACTTGGGGCTATCCCTGGACGCCATTGATTTTTCTGCTTATCACCGGATGGATGTTGGTGTTCCTGTTGTGGGAAAAACCGGTCGAATCCCTCGTCGGGCTGGCCACTGTGTTAAGCGGACTCTTACTTTATCTTTGGAACCAACGCATCAGTTCGCGCGCCGGGCAAACTGTGGCAGTGGCTGCCGCTGACTAG
- a CDS encoding serine hydrolase, producing MPSATPMPNSGVLTGTDSAPRFRQASFQSQDANKLEQILRADPMLAGYLDKADQYRIQVIFSQIEHNRSNQPQLITWTFRQDESFYYPASLVKLPVAIFALERLEELGLDKNDRFEIHPANDCSRYSADACDTVEQCIEQIFVYSNNTAYNRLFEFLGRDEINDRLRDLGYQGVIQRRFRPGCGGDLGLTTGAVTFYDQNGNVRHRQPARMSRRVYSPPRPDMRAGRKTRTAIGLIDEPMDFSDKNYLPLADFHQMLITLIDPSAVPKASRFALNASDQDFLQQTMAMRPRDAGGNQPDSFRKYLMIGGQARMPDTLQIMNKVGLSYGFVSDVAYIRDTTKDVDFFLSATIYTNQNQIMNDAVYEYETLGYPFMRALGQAIYRYVLSRATQGGSPE from the coding sequence ATGCCTTCTGCAACCCCCATGCCTAACTCCGGTGTGCTGACCGGCACCGACTCGGCACCCAGGTTTAGACAGGCGTCCTTTCAGTCACAGGACGCCAACAAGCTTGAGCAAATTCTGCGAGCTGACCCAATGCTCGCGGGTTACCTGGACAAAGCCGATCAATATCGCATTCAGGTCATCTTTAGCCAAATTGAGCACAATCGGTCTAATCAGCCGCAGTTGATCACCTGGACATTTCGCCAGGATGAGAGCTTCTACTATCCGGCAAGTTTGGTGAAGTTGCCGGTCGCGATTTTTGCACTCGAGCGGCTTGAAGAGTTGGGGCTAGATAAGAATGATCGGTTCGAGATCCATCCGGCCAATGATTGCAGTCGCTATTCGGCCGATGCCTGCGACACAGTAGAGCAGTGTATCGAACAGATCTTCGTCTACAGCAATAACACCGCCTACAACCGGCTATTTGAGTTTCTGGGGCGCGATGAAATCAATGATCGCCTGCGCGATCTTGGCTACCAAGGCGTCATCCAACGTCGGTTCAGACCTGGCTGTGGTGGGGATTTGGGTCTGACCACCGGCGCGGTGACCTTTTATGACCAGAATGGCAATGTCCGCCATCGACAACCTGCGCGGATGAGTCGGCGCGTTTATTCACCGCCAAGACCCGACATGCGAGCTGGTCGCAAGACCCGTACCGCAATTGGCCTCATTGACGAGCCAATGGACTTCTCGGACAAGAATTACCTGCCCCTTGCGGATTTCCATCAGATGCTCATCACTCTTATCGACCCTTCGGCGGTTCCTAAAGCGAGCCGCTTTGCGCTTAATGCGTCTGATCAGGACTTTTTGCAACAGACAATGGCGATGCGCCCGCGGGATGCTGGAGGCAATCAACCCGATAGTTTTCGCAAGTACTTGATGATCGGGGGACAGGCGCGCATGCCGGATACTCTCCAGATTATGAATAAGGTCGGCCTCTCTTATGGATTTGTTTCCGATGTTGCATACATTCGCGATACGACAAAAGACGTGGATTTCTTTTTATCTGCGACCATCTATACCAATCAAAACCAGATTATGAATGACGCGGTCTATGAGTATGAAACCCTTGGTTATCCCTTTATGCGGGCTCTCGGTCAAGCGATTTATCGCTATGTGCTGAGCCGTGCAACACAAGGGGGCTCGCCAGAGTGA
- a CDS encoding nitroreductase family protein, with product MADTIPQPSEEDAPEHLPFFRLLLADTRQMATQCARHQNIAADSAFCVAMLGDFEQGLAVGSWGCRQLMMEAGLIGQTLYLGAEAHKMQGTGIGQHTDLDGVSLSAAL from the coding sequence TTGGCAGACACAATCCCCCAACCGAGCGAAGAAGACGCCCCCGAGCATCTGCCGTTCTTCCGCCTGCTGCTCGCAGATACGCGCCAAATGGCGACTCAATGCGCGCGTCATCAGAACATTGCGGCGGACAGTGCCTTCTGTGTGGCGATGCTTGGCGACTTTGAGCAGGGACTGGCGGTAGGTTCCTGGGGCTGCCGCCAGCTGATGATGGAAGCCGGTCTCATCGGTCAAACGCTTTATCTCGGCGCCGAGGCACACAAGATGCAGGGAACGGGGATTGGACAGCATACAGATTTGGACGGCGTCTCTCTATCGGCTGCCTTATAA